From one Haloferax marinisediminis genomic stretch:
- the hisB gene encoding imidazoleglycerol-phosphate dehydratase HisB: MSDADRTAAVSRETSETTIDVTLTIDGDGDAAVDTGIGFFDHMLEAFAKHGLFDLTVQCDGDLHIDDHHTVEDVAIVLGEAFTEALGDKRGIVRYADRKVPLDEAVASVVVDVSGRPFFEFSGEFSQPYVGEFTSVMAEHFCMSLAMNAGLTLHAGVDGENAHHEVEALFKSLARSLDDATRVDPRRSDTPSTKGKL, encoded by the coding sequence ATGAGCGACGCCGACCGAACCGCGGCCGTCTCCCGTGAGACGTCCGAGACGACCATCGACGTGACACTCACCATCGATGGCGACGGCGACGCCGCCGTCGACACCGGCATCGGATTCTTCGACCACATGCTGGAAGCCTTCGCCAAACACGGGCTGTTCGACCTGACGGTCCAGTGTGACGGTGACCTCCACATCGACGATCACCACACCGTCGAGGACGTGGCGATCGTCCTCGGCGAGGCGTTCACGGAGGCACTGGGCGACAAGCGCGGTATCGTCCGCTACGCCGACCGAAAGGTCCCGCTCGACGAGGCCGTCGCATCCGTCGTCGTCGACGTGTCTGGCCGGCCGTTCTTCGAATTCTCCGGTGAGTTCTCACAACCGTACGTCGGCGAGTTCACGAGCGTCATGGCCGAACACTTCTGCATGTCGCTGGCGATGAACGCGGGACTCACACTCCACGCCGGCGTCGACGGCGAAAACGCCCACCACGAAGTCGAAGCGCTGTTCAAGTCGCTCGCGCGCTCACTCGACGATGCGACTCGCGTGGACCCGCGGCGCTCCGACACGCCGAGTACGAAAGGAAAACTCTAG
- a CDS encoding ACT domain-containing protein has translation MFDEIMEKFEGSPSQQAVIRLLLERGFSVNDQGRVVSGGIEIPNTGIAREAGVDRRVVDSTTDAILADEELRRIFQNISAIPSLMDLAPVLDLSVLTVEVANADEPGIVATVTSKLADAGISIRQTISEDPEFTDDPKLYIITDEAIPGELLNDLSNLDFVRRITIA, from the coding sequence ATGTTCGACGAGATTATGGAGAAGTTCGAAGGCAGCCCGAGCCAACAGGCTGTCATTCGGCTCCTCTTGGAACGTGGCTTCTCCGTGAACGACCAGGGACGGGTCGTTTCGGGCGGCATCGAGATTCCGAACACCGGTATCGCCCGCGAGGCAGGCGTCGACCGACGCGTCGTCGATTCGACGACCGATGCAATTCTCGCAGACGAGGAACTCCGACGCATCTTCCAGAACATCTCGGCGATTCCGAGTCTGATGGACCTCGCGCCGGTCCTCGACCTGTCCGTACTCACCGTCGAGGTTGCGAACGCCGACGAACCGGGTATCGTCGCCACCGTCACCTCGAAACTCGCCGACGCTGGAATCTCTATCCGCCAGACGATTAGCGAAGACCCCGAATTCACCGACGACCCGAAACTCTACATTATCACGGACGAAGCCATCCCCGGCGAGCTTCTCAACGACCTGTCGAACCTCGATTTCGTCCGACGCATCACCATCGCCTGA